A stretch of the Arachis stenosperma cultivar V10309 chromosome 6, arast.V10309.gnm1.PFL2, whole genome shotgun sequence genome encodes the following:
- the LOC130933503 gene encoding formin-like protein 14 has protein sequence MARKNAQESYQRVQEAKAKSRARASGARAIVSPPPPPPPPQNVGTPSQPIVISSSSLSRPLPSARLLSEPEKKKLVIDGAIVDPPVPVVVSESELKTRGQRIIESPPRPEDAPSSSVVPPTSSSASLPGPGGTPPESGGGDPSTPLKK, from the exons ATGGCGAGGAAGAATGCTCAGGAATCTTACCAGAGAGTTCAGGAGGCTAAGGCAAAATCTCGGGCCAGGGCCAGTGGTGCCAGGGCAATcgtctctcctcctcctcctcctcctcctcctcagaACGTGGGGACTCCCTCTCAGCCCATTGTGATTTCTTCTTCCAGCTTGTCCCGACCACTTCCTTCTGCCCGACTTCTTtctgagccagagaagaagaagc TCGTTATTGATGGTGCTATCGTGGATCCTCCTGTCCCCGTGGTTGTTTCCGAGTCAGAactgaagactcgggggcagaggattattgagtccccTCCTCGTCCTGAAGATGCTCCGAGCTCTTCAGTTGTTCCTCCGACCTCCTCTTCAGCCTCTCTTCCTGGTCCCGGTGGCACTCCTCCTGAGTCTGGTGGTGGTGATCCTTCTACTCCTCtgaaaaaatga
- the LOC130936243 gene encoding protein CHLOROPLAST J-LIKE DOMAIN 1, chloroplastic isoform X2: MASAVSNALFPNQLTLSHIHTSRHRPQPSPFLLRAKLFCSAASAAGAGSSSSNPDGDFNPYEVLGVSPIERFDMIKAAYAKKKKEAEISGDEATASRLEKAYDKLMMAQLTNRKKGVTFGSFKVSKDIKYADKQPIIPWGPRFAKSTTNDTRINLAISAVFTAWILVRRSAEYKPLQFLAFAFVYRLFEKLKSFESPATRTYNEEGEDTGEGLRMGKRLLRSLALVFGCVALSSVGYTIFLNIIEYAGGFIPAALYNSQELIITTSSAVMLYILATYYR, from the exons ATGGCTTCGGCAGTCTCCAACGCACTTTTCCCTAATCAATTGACTCTCTCACACATCCACACTTCCCGCCACAGACCTCAACCCTCTCCCTTTCTTCTCAg GGCCAAGCTTTTCTGTTCTGCTGCTTCTGCAGCTGGAGCTGGAAGTTCCAGCTCCAATCCTGACGGTGACTTCAACCCTTACGAG GTTCTAGGTGTTAGTCCTATTGAAAGATTTGACATGATCAAGGCTGCATAtgcgaaaaagaagaaggaggctGAGATTAGCGGCGACGAAGCTACTGCTTCCCGG TTGGAGAAGGCATATGACAAACTCATGATGGCTCAGTTGACTAATCGGAAAAAGGGTGTGACTTTTGGATCATTTAAG GTTTCGAAGGACATCAAGTATGCTGACAAGCAGCCAATTATACCTTGGGGGCCAAG GTTTGCTAAATCAACTACAAATGATACACGCATCAACTTGGCAATATCTGCTGTTTTC ACAGCTTGGATCCTTGTTAGGCGGAGTGCTGAATATAAACCTTTGCAATTTTTAGCATTTGCTTTTGTTTATAGGCTATTTGAGAAGTTAAAATCATTTGAATCTCCTGCAACCCGAACATATAAT GAAGAAGGTGAGGATACCGGAGAAGGTTTGCGTATGGGAAAACGATTGCTTCGATCTCTGGCATTGGTGTTTGGTTGTGTAGCTTTGTCATCTGTG GGATACACTAtctttttgaacataattgagTATGCAGGTGGTTTTATTCCCGCTGCCCTTTACAACAGCCAG GAGTTGATAATCACCACTTCATCGGCGGTAATGCTTTATATTTTGGCAACTTATTATAGATAG
- the LOC130936243 gene encoding protein CHLOROPLAST J-LIKE DOMAIN 1, chloroplastic isoform X1: MASAVSNALFPNQLTLSHIHTSRHRPQPSPFLLRFHNTWSTRAKLFCSAASAAGAGSSSSNPDGDFNPYEVLGVSPIERFDMIKAAYAKKKKEAEISGDEATASRLEKAYDKLMMAQLTNRKKGVTFGSFKVSKDIKYADKQPIIPWGPRFAKSTTNDTRINLAISAVFTAWILVRRSAEYKPLQFLAFAFVYRLFEKLKSFESPATRTYNEEGEDTGEGLRMGKRLLRSLALVFGCVALSSVGYTIFLNIIEYAGGFIPAALYNSQELIITTSSAVMLYILATYYR; encoded by the exons ATGGCTTCGGCAGTCTCCAACGCACTTTTCCCTAATCAATTGACTCTCTCACACATCCACACTTCCCGCCACAGACCTCAACCCTCTCCCTTTCTTCTCAg GTTCCACAATACATGGAGTACCAGGGCCAAGCTTTTCTGTTCTGCTGCTTCTGCAGCTGGAGCTGGAAGTTCCAGCTCCAATCCTGACGGTGACTTCAACCCTTACGAG GTTCTAGGTGTTAGTCCTATTGAAAGATTTGACATGATCAAGGCTGCATAtgcgaaaaagaagaaggaggctGAGATTAGCGGCGACGAAGCTACTGCTTCCCGG TTGGAGAAGGCATATGACAAACTCATGATGGCTCAGTTGACTAATCGGAAAAAGGGTGTGACTTTTGGATCATTTAAG GTTTCGAAGGACATCAAGTATGCTGACAAGCAGCCAATTATACCTTGGGGGCCAAG GTTTGCTAAATCAACTACAAATGATACACGCATCAACTTGGCAATATCTGCTGTTTTC ACAGCTTGGATCCTTGTTAGGCGGAGTGCTGAATATAAACCTTTGCAATTTTTAGCATTTGCTTTTGTTTATAGGCTATTTGAGAAGTTAAAATCATTTGAATCTCCTGCAACCCGAACATATAAT GAAGAAGGTGAGGATACCGGAGAAGGTTTGCGTATGGGAAAACGATTGCTTCGATCTCTGGCATTGGTGTTTGGTTGTGTAGCTTTGTCATCTGTG GGATACACTAtctttttgaacataattgagTATGCAGGTGGTTTTATTCCCGCTGCCCTTTACAACAGCCAG GAGTTGATAATCACCACTTCATCGGCGGTAATGCTTTATATTTTGGCAACTTATTATAGATAG
- the LOC130936245 gene encoding transcription factor MYB4-like, whose protein sequence is MAKTPCCERMGLKKGPWTAEEDQILTSFIHRYGHGNWRALPKQAGLLRCGKSCRLRWINYLRPDIKRGKFSKEEEEAILKLHAVLGNRWSAIAARLPGRTDNEIKNFWHTHLKKRIEKSEVHNNGISGSKYSSQIITMPRVVAAIAPSSGSAASSFNDGLSSTSRNRSSSSPNIIAGPGFCSAITSSSDDTSGETMGNHNDGSIQLSEEMEFWYNIFIKSGQLS, encoded by the exons ATGGCAAAAACTCCTTGTTGTGAGAGAATGGGTTTGAAGAAGGGACCCTGGACTGCTGAAGAAGATCAGATATTGACATCTTTCATTCATAGATATGGCCATGGAAACTGGCGTGCACTTCCTAAACAAGCTG GTTTGTTAAGGTGTGGCAAGAGTTGTAGGCTTCGTTGGATAAATTACCTGAGGCCAGATATTAAAAGAGGGAAATTCAgcaaggaagaggaagaggccATTCTCAAACTACATGCAGTTCTTGGAAATAG GTGGTCTGCGATTGCAGCAAGATTACCGGGTCGTACAGATAATGAAATAAAGAACTTTTGGCACACTCATTTGAAGAAAAGGATTGAGAAAAGTGAAGTGCACAATAATGGCATCAGTGGTAGTAAATATTCCTCACAAATCATCACCATGCCAAGAGTAGTAGCAGCAATTGCACCAAGTAGTGGTAGTGCTGCTTCTAGCTTCAATGATGGTTTATCCTCAACCTCAAGGAATAGATCAAGTTCATCACCAAATATTATTGCAGGACCAGGATTTTGCAGTGCAATAACATCCTCTTCTGATGATACTTCAGGTGAAACCATGGGAAATCATAACGATGGTTCCATTCAGCTCAGTGAAGAGATGGAATTTTGGTACAATATATTCATCAAATCAGGACAGCTATCTTAA
- the LOC130932899 gene encoding uncharacterized protein At5g08430-like — translation MSNNSSGGKKRKLYPSKESEDWCFECKDGGEVIVCDRRNCVKVYHSYCVPVTPEKDKSWICAWHYCFECKESAKFYCLGCPNALCKECLASSEFITVKGDKGLCCNCAPLVKIIEQNLELDSQGNKISVNGRDTYEGLFKEYWEIIKLNEGLTSDDISAAQTNYNKVVKNSPDQSKVIDVDKESQNDSMSSDGNEAFVYKHNSTKRKQSSSLEFMGWGSKPLLSFLASIGKFSTEPLSQWGIRTLVCEYIEKNNLYLSQDKKKFLLDEKLFPIFGKKVMSKNQIYPLLELHYAEKSGDRDGEESNYESISTPPDKGLSAQTSCRERRLSSSKGKLKLEKEDLSIKASRFASISASNIRLIYLRQRLVLELSKQLESFTGKVVGAFVRVKMDSSDCKQTRSYHLVRVTGVVLEDDVKRILLQVSFMSKAIPISELSDNDFTEQECEDLRLKVKANLLQKLTVVELQEKAKSLHEDITKHWIVTRLTYLQNQIDRANLRGRQREKFALLDEREELQQPWKQEELLKRVPSVSPEFTTEPHNDPEEN, via the exons ATGTCAAATAACAGCAGTGGAGGTAAGAAGAGAAAACTCTACCCATCAAAAGAATCCGAAGATTGGTGCTTTGAATGCAAGGATGGTGGAGAAGTCATTGTATGCGATCGCag GAACTGTGTGAAGGTTTATCACTCCTACTGTGTTCCAGTTACCCCTGAGAAGGACAAATCTTGGATTTGTG cTTGGCATTATTGCTTCGAATGCAAGGAATCCGCAAAGTTTTATTGCCTTGGTTGTCCAAATGCTTTGTGCAAAGAGTGCTTGGCTTCCTCAGAATTTATCACTGTCAAGGGTGATAAAGGATTATGCTGCAACTGCGCGCCGCTAGTCAAAATTATAGAACAAAATTTGGAGCTGGACTCTCAGGGG AACAAGATAAGCGTGAATGGAAGAGATACATATGAGGGTCTATTCAAGGAATACTGGGAAATTATTAAGCTAAACGAAGGATTAACTAGTGATGATATCTCTGCTGCACAAACCAACTACAACAAAGTGGTTAAAAATTCACCAGATCAAAGCAAAGTCATTGATGTAGATAAAGAAAGTCAGAATGACTCCATGTCATCGGACGGCAATGAAGCTTTTGTGTATAAACACAACTCAACCAAAAGGAAGCAGTCCAGTTCACTGGAGTTTATGGGATGGGGATCGAAACCTCTCCTTAGCTTCCTTGCGTCCATTGGAAAATTTAGTACTGAACCATTGTCACAGTGGGGTATACGGACTCTCGTGTGTGAATACATTGAGAAGAACAATCTCTATCTCTCGCAAGATAAGAAGAagttcctccttgatgaaaAGTTGTTTCCTATATTCGGAAAAAAGGTTATgtcaaaaaatcaaatatatCCTCTATTGGAACTTCACTATGCTGAAAAGTCGGGTGATAGAGATGGTGAAGAAAGCAATTATGAAAGCATAAGCACTCCTCCAGACAAGGGTCTCAGTGCTCAGACTTCATGTAGGGAAAGGAGATTGTCAAGCTCGAAAGGAAAACTTAAATTGGAAAAGGAGGACTTGTCTATCAAGGCTAGTCGTTTTGCATCCATAAGTGCCAGTAATATAAGACTTATTTACTTAAGACAAAGATTGGTGCTAGAGTTATCTAAACAACTTGAAAGTTTTACGGGTAAGGTTGTTGGAGCCTTCGTTAGAGTTAAAATGGATTCCAGTGATTGTAAGCAGACTAGGTCTTACCATCTTGTGAGAGTTACAG GTGTTGTATTGGAGGATGATGTTAAGAGAATTCTTTTGCAAGTTTCCTTCATGTCTAAAGCCATCCCTATCTCCGAGCTTTCTGATAATGACTTCACAGAG CAAGAATGTGAGGATTTGCGGCTAAAAGTGAAAGCCAACCTGCTGCAGAAACTAACTGTT GTGGAGCTTCAAGAAAAGGCAAAAAGTCTTCATGAGGATATAACAAAGCAT TGGATCGTGACACGACTAACCTATTTGCAAAATCAAATTGACCGTGCAAACCTGAGGGGAAGACAAAGAGAA AAATTTGCCTTACTAGATGAAAGGGAAGAACTTCAACAACCATGGAAGCAAGAAGAGTTGTTAAAGCGAGTTCCTTCAGTTTCCCCAGAGTTTACTACAGAGCCACACAATGATCCTGAAGAGAACTAA